One Nonomuraea angiospora DNA segment encodes these proteins:
- a CDS encoding NAD(P)-dependent oxidoreductase, which produces MRIAVFGSTGGIGRQLVRQALGLGHEVTAVVRDSSRLPADLRGRLDVVEADVMNPDAVFPAVKGCGAVLSAMGTRDRGPTTFHSASTASIIQAMTRAQARRMLLVSASGLVADAGDGVFTRYVLKPLIVQRLLRHHYADLAQAEELLRGSGLDWTIVRPSRLLDTEHPGRYRTARDLNIRGGLSTTRADVAHCMLDLIDDPSSIRHVISVAS; this is translated from the coding sequence ATGAGAATCGCGGTCTTCGGCTCGACCGGCGGCATCGGCCGGCAACTCGTGCGTCAGGCCCTCGGACTGGGCCACGAGGTCACCGCCGTCGTACGCGACTCGTCCCGGCTGCCCGCCGACCTGCGCGGGCGGCTGGACGTCGTCGAGGCCGACGTGATGAACCCCGACGCCGTCTTCCCGGCGGTCAAGGGCTGTGGGGCCGTGCTGTCCGCGATGGGCACGCGCGACCGCGGCCCCACCACCTTCCACAGCGCCAGCACCGCCTCGATCATCCAGGCCATGACCCGGGCGCAGGCCCGCCGCATGCTGCTGGTCAGCGCCAGCGGCCTGGTCGCCGACGCGGGGGACGGCGTTTTCACCCGGTACGTGCTCAAGCCGCTCATCGTGCAACGCCTGCTCCGCCACCACTACGCCGACCTGGCCCAGGCCGAGGAGCTGCTGCGCGGCTCCGGCCTGGACTGGACGATCGTGCGCCCCTCCCGCCTGCTCGACACCGAGCACCCCGGCCGCTACCGCACCGCCCGGGACCTCAACATCAGGGGCGGGCTCAGCACCACCCGCGCCGACGTGGCCCACTGCATGCTCGACCTCATCGACGACCCGTCGTCCATCCGCCACGTCATCTCGGTCGCCTCTTAG
- a CDS encoding MFS transporter, with the protein MIASAARSLGAYTVDRRPLAVAAFRRLWVSSAVCAVGGSFSVVAVPAQLFTVTGSSAAVGVAGAVSFVALVVAALRAGALADVMDRRKVLLAAHCGLALTYVAFWTQAVLGGRSVPVLMVLVACQGLSLGAIMTTMGAAVPRLVPVELLPAANSLSSLTRYAGSILGPVLAGALIPRVGLGALYLFDAVALSAVVWAVVKLPPLPPLPQPAARRRSATGLRYLAASRLLVAVLLVDLAAMVFGMPTALFPQLAQQTYGGPAGGGPELGLLYAAYPAGVVAAGLLSGTFTRARRHGALMAAAASAWGVTVVLLGLAAQLWLALVALVLGGAVNFVLSTFRNAITQAHTHDSMRGRIQGSLTVVLFGGPHLASLLHGAATSVLDHRAVICAGGLLTIVTVAAVVWALPELRKYSPV; encoded by the coding sequence ATGATCGCGTCCGCGGCCCGGTCGCTCGGCGCCTACACCGTCGACCGCCGCCCGCTGGCCGTCGCGGCCTTCCGGCGCTTGTGGGTGTCATCGGCGGTTTGCGCGGTGGGTGGTTCGTTCAGCGTGGTCGCCGTGCCGGCGCAGCTGTTCACGGTGACCGGCTCCTCGGCGGCCGTGGGCGTGGCGGGGGCGGTGTCGTTCGTGGCGCTGGTCGTGGCGGCGTTGCGGGCGGGCGCGCTCGCCGATGTCATGGACCGGCGAAAGGTGCTGCTGGCCGCCCACTGCGGGCTGGCGCTCACGTACGTGGCCTTCTGGACGCAGGCCGTGCTGGGCGGGCGCTCCGTCCCCGTCCTGATGGTGCTGGTCGCCTGCCAGGGGCTGTCCCTCGGAGCGATCATGACCACGATGGGCGCCGCGGTGCCCCGCCTGGTCCCGGTCGAGCTCCTGCCGGCGGCCAACAGCCTCAGCTCCCTGACCCGATACGCCGGGTCGATCCTCGGACCGGTGCTGGCCGGGGCCCTGATCCCGAGGGTGGGGCTCGGCGCGCTGTACCTCTTCGACGCCGTCGCCCTGTCGGCCGTCGTGTGGGCGGTCGTCAAGCTGCCACCGCTGCCGCCCCTGCCTCAGCCGGCCGCGCGGCGCCGGTCGGCGACCGGCCTCCGGTATCTGGCGGCCAGCCGGCTGCTGGTGGCGGTGCTCCTGGTGGACCTCGCGGCGATGGTCTTCGGCATGCCGACGGCCCTGTTCCCGCAGCTCGCCCAGCAGACCTACGGCGGGCCCGCGGGCGGCGGCCCGGAGCTGGGACTGCTGTACGCCGCCTATCCGGCCGGGGTGGTCGCGGCGGGGCTGCTGTCGGGCACGTTCACCCGTGCTCGGCGCCACGGCGCGCTCATGGCGGCGGCCGCCTCGGCGTGGGGCGTCACCGTGGTGCTCCTCGGGCTGGCCGCGCAGCTGTGGCTGGCCCTGGTGGCGCTCGTCCTCGGCGGCGCGGTCAACTTCGTGCTGAGCACCTTCCGCAACGCCATCACGCAGGCGCACACCCACGACTCCATGCGCGGCCGGATCCAGGGCTCGCTCACCGTCGTGCTCTTCGGCGGCCCGCACCTCGCGAGCCTGCTGCACGGGGCCGCCACCTCGGTCCTCGACCACCGGGCGGTGATCTGCGCCGGCGGGTTGCTCACCATCGTGACCGTGGCCGCGGTCGTGTGGGCACTGCCGGAGCTGCGGAAGTACTCCCCCGTCTAA